One window of the Cryptomeria japonica chromosome 7, Sugi_1.0, whole genome shotgun sequence genome contains the following:
- the LOC131046454 gene encoding disease resistance protein L6 isoform X2 → MASSSSSHQKISEFGPFSEFERKKFPVPRKLYDAFINHRGPDVKETVAAALHKYLKEKDCLAFLDDREFELGDPLIPTIANAIYTSRVQIAIFSPRYAESSWCLDELLLMLKTEARFIPVFCDVKPDDLRYLYKGIYAQAFQKHEENGRYSEERLHQWKEALRTSSGMSGHIFSTANGDVEMLCTKIAMAVQKEVENTRYLEVAKHPVGLDELVEDFERQVKGKGNIVGIFAMGGSGKTTLAKEFCNRKKSEYDGLSFVFDVREASAKDELPCLQSQLLKDLFNEDRKFRSVAEGTPFLRDRMGRTRNSFLIVLDDVEDQKQLDALLFRNNVSLVIVTSRDEKVLSNARIGIRYKLKEMDRAHGKELFCWKAFGLPKAPQGYETLVDSFVNLCGGLPLSIEVSAGNLSGTDDVAIWQSELTKFRSTLHLDIKARLKISFDRLDREQKQIFLDIACFFIGQCKSIGIRIWKGSGWNAEHTIQTLKDKCLLEIERSPRVVHRFDDPFIFKMHDHLRDLGREMAIEMTNQDSFPLRLWRPRELKSLEMEGLKSILSKTIGKKFRCFNSIFDSSLGYKITYFLGNSDDGDRILTDLLWIEIESNRNKFESIPSWIPLQSLQCLRIFGGNFWRLWKGDGQVPYQLKELLLRQTPFSEFPKELGMLNNLEDLVLQTWWDGMPVDATSLLESLGNLNNLRRLVLGCRLKGELTLSSSGYPKSEYSGDRCMHKLQSLVISELTFSSKVIVSGEYCPRLEELLIHYAPDLNEVHLWLVKSLKSLKLSKCRQLKSISGNLDVGQLLEWSIHDCPQLDVSDSFQVKHYYKLPVNGIEDLEYLHFTNGHHRYANWNWNWKCKTLQRTVSNGGIRRCIQILKRISEIFFLFHSLLSTYVCIFFQNRVCRQRRLL, encoded by the exons ATGGCGTCTTCCTCCTCATCTCACCAAAAGATTTCGGAATTTGGTCCGTTCAGTGAATTTGAAAGGAAAAAATTCCCTGTACCTAGAAAATTATATGATGCATTTATAAATCACCGGGGGCCTGACGTGAAAGAAACTGTGGCAGCAGCGCTTCACAAATATCTTAAGGAGAAGGATTGTCTGGCATTTCTTGATGATCGAGAGTTCGAATTGGGAGATCCACTTATCCCTACGATAGCAAATGCCATATACACTTCAAGAGTTCAAATCGCCATCTTCTCGCCTAGATATGCAGAGTCCTCTTGGTGTTTAGATGAGCTGCTTCTCATGTTAAAAACTGAGGCTCGTTTTATTCCTGTATTTTGTGATGTGAAGCCTGATGACCTTCGCTATCTTTACAAGGGAATTTATGCACAGGCattccaaaaacatgaagaaaacgGTAGGTACAGCGAAGAGAGGCTTCACCAGTGGAAAGAAGCCCTCCGAACTTCTTCAGGCATGTCCGGTCACATATTCAGCACAGCTAATGG TGATGTTGAGATGCTTTGTACAAAGATTGCCATGGCTGTGCAAAAAGAGGTTGAAAATACAAGATATTTGGAAGTTGCAAAACATCCGGTAGGTCTTGACGAGCTAGTGGAGGATTTCGAAAGGCAGGTTAAAGGCAAAGGGAATATTGTTGGCATCTTTGCAATGGGAGGCTCCGGAAAAACAACCCTGGCCAAAGAATTTTGTAACCGTAAGAAATCTGAATATGATGGATTAAGTTTTGTGTTTGATGTTAGAGAGGCATCTGCTAAAGATGAATTGCCGTGTCTTCAAAGTCAGCTCCTCAAAGACCTGTTCAATGAAGATCGCAAATTTCGGAGTGTAGCTGAAGGCACGCCTTTTCTGAGGGATCGAATGGGAAGAACGAGAAACAGTTTCCTTATTGTTCTTGATGATGTTGAAGATCAGAAGCAGCTAGATGCTCTCTTGTTCAGAAATAATGTTAGTCTTGTCATTGTCACAAGTCGCGATGAAAAGGTGTTGAGCAATGCCAGAATCGGAATTCGTTACAAATTGAAAGAAATGGATCGAGCTCATGGAAAAGAACTCTTTTGCTGGAAAGCCTTCGGCCTGCCGAAAGCGCCCCAAGGATATGAGACATTAGTTGATAGCTTTGTAAACTTGTGCGGAGGCTTACCTCTCTCTATAGAGGTGTCTGCTGGGAATCTTTCTGGCACTGATGATGTTGCTATTTGGCAGTCAGAATTGACAAAATTTAGGAGCACTCTGCATCTGGATATAAAAGCGAGACTTAAAATAAGTTTTGACAGGCTAGACCGAGAACAGAAACAAATTTTTCTGGACATCGCATGTTTTTTCATTGGCCAATGCAAGAGTATAGGTATAAGGATATGGAAAGGATCCGGATGGAACGCAGAGCACACAATTCAGACTCTCAAAGATAAATGTCTTCTTGAAATAGAACGGAGCCCTAGGGTGGTACATCGCTTTGATGACCCATTCATTTTTAAAATGCATGATCACCTCCGAGATCTAGGCAGGGAAATGGCAATAGAAATGACAAATCAAGATAGCTTTCCCCTTCGCCTTTGGCGCCCCCGTGAACTGAAATCTTTG GAGATGGAAGGACTGAAAAGCATCCTCAGTAAAACTATTGGCAAAAAATTTAGGTGtttcaattcaatttttgattCATCATTGGGTTATAAAATTACATATTTCTTGGGAAATTCAGATGATGGTGATAGGATTTTAACTGATTTGTTATGGATTGAGATTGAATCCAATAGGAATAAATTTGAAAGCATTCCTTCGTGGATTCCTCTGCAAAGCTTGCAGTGTTTAAGAATCTTCGGCGGAAACTTCTGGAGATTGTGGAAGGGAGATGGACAG GTCCCTTACCAGTTGAAAGAGCTGCTGCTTCGTCAAACCCCATTCTCAGAGTTTCCAAAAGAACTAGGAATGCTAAATAATTTGGAAGACCTAGTCCTACAAACATGGTGGGATGGAATGCCCGTTGATGCGACGTCCTTACTAGAATCGCTTGGAAACCTCAATaatcttagaagattggttttagGTTGTCGTTTAAAAGGGGAACTGACTTTGAGCAGTAGTGGATATCCAAAAAGTGAGTATAGTGGAGACAGATGCATGCATAAGCTTCAAAGTCTAGTAATCAGCGAACTAACTTTTTCATCGAAAGTCATAGTTAGTGGAGAGTATTGTCCCCGTCTTGAAGAACTACTCATCCATTACGCACCGGATTTAAATGAAGTGCATTTATGGCTGGTAAAATCATTGAAATCTCTGAAGTTGAGTAAGTGTAGGCAATTGAAAAGTATATCAGGCAACTTGGACGTGGGGCAGCTTCTAGAATGGAGTATACATGATTGTCCACAGCTGGACGTCTCGGACTCCTTTCAAGTCAAACACTATTATAAGCTACCTGTTAATGGAATCGAAGACTTGGAATATCTCCATTTTACAAATGGACATCATCGATACGCGAATTGGAATTGGAATTGGAAATGCAAG